A genome region from Littorina saxatilis isolate snail1 linkage group LG16, US_GU_Lsax_2.0, whole genome shotgun sequence includes the following:
- the LOC138951291 gene encoding uncharacterized protein has protein sequence MTREGSRSGKRMVWVVSLSLLLLASPVRARLDRQVCEQRQPTASPESEPQRPVVPDTFEVHVDCKIANANRSTEVHEYYDYANNRGVMHQIEYGSPYYLYYDYAQNEALTVFPKEKRCFVEQLSGDVNRFLFGYKTANGRGHVFSPSAALHVGFSGATTTYLGSGWARGVRVHTWYSCQYVPEFDASVNVYWSFTDPRSWDTAVGYPDTPVQCRVAGVAINQNDPMNGTHTFSHTYDFLHFKNFISRREVFETPDDVVCAGRVNSRTVPDLPDAFSFTVEVVNVLDKQVSFMQEWYDYRLNVVQFRYVPGPYQSILYGGRPLREVHDFGTGVAYIMDEKLGNCTVTSIERDVFDDRAAADVTHVRLRTAVEFFDLDNTKSVYMGPRTVRGLPCETWIANKADYPHGSNNTATLEWSFRADNWTSTLDQQALLSGGTPVQMHLELAGEEYDNNFFHFFKSRPDVLAFDVSPCFLHRGRRNFDFAISNDFLANVKRNLREFKLSVLASLVYVTELSALRIADIQVVFLDNIHIRVSLLDKAPISGDVSKVQAQPELANSANALLQVIRNNSFIIGGFGPDGQTSVTKMVVLPDSVREYVHESDLTLTSTTPSVTTTTPTAVSKTSPTPSASKLPPGVSQTTPPGQKSTPSAQGSTPTPISSRTTSTESGTTPDSASRDCLQLTVLAETVFS, from the exons ATGACAAGGGAAGGGAGTAGAAGCGGCAAGAGGATGGTGTGGGTCGTGTCGTTGTCGCTGTTGTTGCTGGCAAGTCCGGTGAGGGCGCGACTAGACAGACAGGTGTGCGAACAGCGGCAACCAacag CATCACCAGAAAGCGAGCCACAGCGTCCAGTTGTACCCGACACTTTTGAGGTGCACGTGGACTGCAAAATAGCCAATGCAAATCGCTCTACTGAGGTGCACGAGTACTACGACTACGCGAACAACAGGGGCGTCATGCACCAGATTGAGTACGGGTCGCCCTACTATCTCTACTATGACTATGCTCAGAACGAGGCGCTCACGGTTTTTCCCAAGGAGA AAAGGTGCTTCGTTGAGCAGCTGTCGGGGGATGTAAACCGCTTCCTGTTTGGCTACAAGACAGCCAATGGGCGAGGACATGTCTTCTCTCCATCCGCAGCGCTACACGTTGGCTTTAGCGGCGCCACCACCACCTACCTGGGCTCCGGCTGGGCGCGGGGAGTACGGGTACACACCTGGTACTCCTGTCAGTATGTACCCGAGTTTGACGCCTCCGTCAACGTGTACTGGTCTTTCACGG ACCCTCGGAGCTGGGACACAGCGGTGGGGTACCCAGACACACCCGTCCAGTGCCGGGTAGCCGGGGTAGCCATCAACCAGAACGATCCCATGAACGGAACCCACACCTTCAGTCACACTTACGACTTTCTCCACTTCAAGAATTTCATCTCCAGGCGTGAAGTGTTtgag ACCCCGGATGACGTGGTGTGCGCGGGCCGTGTTAACAGCCGGACTGTCCCTGACCTACCTGACGCCTTCTCATTCACAGTGGAGGTGGTCAACGTCCTGGACAAACAGGTGTCCTTTATGCAG gagTGGTATGACTACAGGCTGAATGTGGTCCAGTTTCGCTACGTACCGGGCCCTTACCAGAGCATTTTGTATGGAGGCCGACCACTGAGAGAAGTACACGACTTTGGAACCG GTGTGGCCTACATCATGGACGAGAAGCTGGGCAACTGCACCGTGACGTCAATAGAGCGTGACGTCTTTGATGATAGAGCCGCTGCTGACGTCACGCACGTGCGACTGAGAACGGCGGTGGAGTTCTTCGACCTAGACAACACGAAGTCTGTCTACATGGGACCG AGAACTGTGCGAGGCCTACCGTGTGAGACGTGGATCGCCAACAAGGCGGACTACCCCCACGGCTCCAACAACACGGCCACACTGGAGTGGTCCTTCAGGGCG GACAACTGGACGTCAACACTGGACCAGCAGGCGCTGCTGAGTGGCGGCACACCGGTGCAGATGCACCTAGAGTTGGCTGGGGAAGAGTACGACAACAACTTCTTCCATTTCTTCAAGTCGCGACCTGACGTGCTGGCTTTTGACGTGTCGCCCTGCTTCCTACACAGGGGGAGGCGCAACTTTGACTTTGCCATCTCCA ACGACTTCCTGGCCAACGTCAAGCGCAACTTACGGGAGTTCAAGTTGTCGGTCCTGGCCTCTCTGGTCTACGTCACGGAGTTGTCTGCTCTTCGCATCGCTGACATCCAG GTTGTGTTCCTGGACAATATCCACATCCGGGTATCCTTGCTGGACAAAGCGCCCATTTCCGGTGACGTCAGCAAGGTCCAAGCGCAGCCAGAACTGGCCAACTCGGCCAACGCCTTGCTGCAGGTTATCAGAAACAACAGCTTCATCATCGGGGGCTTCGGACCTGATGGGCAG ACATCCGTCACCAAGATGGTGGTGTTGCCGGACAGTGTCCGAGAGTACGTGCACGAGAGTGATCTGACTCTGACCAGCACCACGCCCAGCGTCACCACAACCACGCCCACAGCGGTCAGCAAGACATCTCCCACACCCTCCGCCTCCAAACTGCCGCCTGGCGTGTCTCAAACCACGCCCCCCGGACAGAAAAGCACCCCCAGTGCTCAGGGAAGCACGCCCACGCCCATTTCGTCCAGAACGACTTCCACAGAGTCAGGGACGACAC